Within Conger conger chromosome 3, fConCon1.1, whole genome shotgun sequence, the genomic segment AACACAAATAGCTAATACTGTACtttgtttcaatggaaccaaccaaaatcaaacattcatttaataaaaaatagattaccTGTATTTTAATAGCTTTCCATATTCAGTCCACAGGCAGATTCACTAGATTCTAGTTAGTTTCTTGCAAATGCCTAAAAACCCACAATTCAGACAATAGGTTAATGTTTATTGCcttatatcagagtgatggcaagagcaaagggtaaatgattggcatttatatagcctttatccaaagtgctgtacaactgatgattcaccaattcatacatacacaccaacggcaattggctgccatgcaagacaccaaccagctcgtcaggagcatatgggggttaggtgtcttgttcagggacacttcaacacacccagggcgggatcgaaccagcaaccctgcGACTGCACTCACCTGACCCAAGTAGAGGCCAAAGGGAACCGTcaaatattgtgaaacatggctgccacaggtaccTACTGGTAGTAGCAGCAGAACAAATTCTGAAGTATATAGAAGCACCTCATCTACTCTAGTTAGTTCAAACAAATCCCTCAAAACatattggggcgacatggcgacatggctcaggcagtaagagcagtcgcctggcagtcggagggttgccggttcgatccccctcccgggctgtgtcgaagtgtccctgagcaagacacctaacccccaaatacgCGTTGTTAGCCCATACTAAAACTGCATGATGTTCACAGTTTGCTGTCCAGTCTTTCGCAAAGCCAAGACCGCACAAAAGGCTCTGTCCCCACAAAGGGTAAGCCTTGGGGTTAATTTATTATACAGCTGTAGAATACTTGTGGAAATTAATTGAATTCTCAATAATTATAGCACAAATTGTTTTAATCAAATTTGACATTTCTATGGGTGTGTGATAGTTTTTATAATGTTAAAAATTCAGAATACAAAGGAAAACAGTTGTTGCTTTTATATCTTCATCaatatgtatttcatttatGATATTTCTGCTCAATGGGATTGTTTTGCAGTCATTTTAAAGCTCTTATTTTCTGAATACCATCGGTCACATGTCTATTATTGTACAATTATATTGTCTGAATAGCTGATGTGTTGATTGGCTTAATTATATATCTGTAATGAGTATTGTCTAGTTTAGTAGTATAGTTGTTACAAATGATTTATTGTGGCAAGATGTGTGGTGCATTCCATAAATACCAACTCTTAAGCCACATATgacatggcgacatggctcaggcagtaagagcagtcgcctggcagtcggagggttgccggctcgatccccctcccgggctgtgtcgaagtgtccctgagcaagacaccgaacccccaaatactcctgatgagctggtcgggaccttgcatggcagccaatggccgtcggtgtgtgagcgtgtgtatgaatgggtgaatgaagaagcatcaattgtacagtgctttggataaaggcgctatataaatgcctgccatttaccatttaccatattggACAgcacttcatcctacagcaagaaactgggcctcatgcaagaaccactatTACAGAGAGATTTTTTCTAATATCGCTGCCCATAAAAAAGACAGCTTGGTGGTCCAATGAATGAGTCTTCTGGACATGTTTTGCCTTATATGGCATTTTTGGGGCATGACTTATGGTAATTCACAATTCTCATGAATTCCCAGTCTAATGGGAAGttacaatgaacagaacatagTATAGATACCAATATCAACACCTAACCATTTTCATTTAGTCTTTCCACCCCCTCTGAGTAAGCTGGAatctgaaacacattttactgCTCAGATATGATAACCGCTTACCTTACTCTATTTATTCCTGGCAAGACAATGACAGTAAGTTGTGTATGGTTAAGTGCTTCCCGGAATTCCAGTACATGTACATATCAGCATGGCACATTTTATAATGAgtcataatgtgtgtgtgtgtgtgtgtgtgtgtgtgtgggtgtcagtgagtgtggagAGGGAGCATCAAATAATCTTCCTTCCTCTAACTGTAGGTGCTGTAACAAGTCCAAAGGTCTTGCGTTGTTAGCCCATACTAAAACTGCATGATGTTCACAGTTTGCTGTCCAGTCTTTCGCAAAGCCAAGACCGCACAAAAGGCTCTGTCCCCACAAAGGGTAAGCCTTGGGGTTAATTTATTATACAGCTGTAGAATACTTGTGGAAATTAATTGAATTCTCAATAATTATAGCACAAATTGTTTTAATCAAATTTGACATTTCTATGGGTGTGTGATAGTTTTTATAATGTTAACAATTCAGAATACAAAGGAAAACAGTTGTTGCTTTTATATCTTCATCaatatgtatttcatttatGATATTTCTGCTCAATGGGATTGTTTTGCAGTCATTTTAAAGCTCTTATTTTCTGAATACCATCGGTCACATGTctattattttacaattataTTGTCTGAATAGCTGATGTGTTGATTGGCTTAATTATATATCTGTAATGAGTATTGTCTAGTTTAGTAGTATAGTTGTTACAAATGATTTATTGTGGCAAGATGTGTGGTGCATTCCATAAATACCAACTCTTAAGCCACATACGAAACGTCCCCCTCCATTACCCTTTCTGTTTTCTACCTGTCTGAATAAAAGTTTTTAGGCAAAATGTGAGGTTTTTTGTCAGCTCATAAAATACATGAGAAGTTATCCTTCTAAAATGTGGTTTTGGAGTTGAGGGAATTATAATGGATCCTGTAGGTGACAGCTCTAATGCTAAACAGGGTTTTCCTATGTAGCATTTAAAGGTGTCCATCCATCTACCACACAGCTACTTCATGTCACAAAGTAAGGTAACTAAATTGGAGATGAAGAGCATCCTTAAGGACAAGACTTTGAGTAAGTCCTGAATTTCTGTGTTCCAATGATCAACTGGTCTGAATAtgaatttccttttttaaaattgtatatttgactttattgtgtttgacGGTTACTGGGTGAAATACAGGGTGTGTGATTTGAAATTTCTGCAACTGGATCTGCAGTTCTCTAGTATGCTATTGAACATTACTAAGTTATTAAATTGGGTAATTTATAGTCTTATTACTTCGGTTTCAGAAAGTTTGGAGGTAATCTGTGTTATTTTATATGATTGCTGCAGAAAAATGTTGATCCTGAACTAAATAATTCAGCTAAAATATTACAGTGTTTTCCAGGAATAGTTGTGGGGTTGCTATAATATTTAAgatgatattttttattttacttagtATAAGACCATGTCAAATTCTATCTTTGGTCAGGAATCAAATTTGCGTGTGTGCTTAACTTTTGCCAGAAATCAATGAAAGTGTTCATTCACCAAATGTAATTTGCTAGGAAAcagataaaaacattaattgttTAGTTTAACACAGGCATTTTTGTACTTAAAGGGAAGTCAATGATCAGAATACGATTCTGCAATATGGAGGGAGAGTTTATGGGAGTTTGAGATGGTTATGCAGTTTGGCCTGTAATATGGATGACAGTAGTGCGGTGAAGGTAAGCTTGCTCTGACCTCCACCTGCCCTCTCACCACAGAGCTCCATTGCTCAAAACTGAAATTCGAGAGCACAACCCAGAGCAATTCCATCGGAGCCGTGCGATGGACCCTCCCCAAGGAAGATGCGCAAGCCCACAGTTCTGTGCCCAGCAATCCCTTCAGGAGTGTCACCAGCTCCACCCGCCCACAGGTATGCCCACAGGAAAGAGGCAAACGGAGGGTTTTTTATTGCCTATCTGCTTTCAATGCCCTAGTTGGAGTTTAGTTTTATAACTGATATCAGTGTACCAGTTCAATGAGCTTGGTGATATTAGGGCCAAGGACATATGGTGCTTTTTGATGTATGGTGATGCTGTCAGGCCAATAAAATTGACTGAAATTTTAGTTGCAGTGGGAAGTGAGAGGGTTAAAAAAGGGGGAATGGGTGAAAGGACCTGACATGGAAATGATATTATTGAGGAAGGATGAAAATGGGTGGGGGGCAGCAACCTAGTgagcagacaggaagtggaacCAATGTGTGGACAGTTAGGGTGCTAAACTTGGCCTTACttaatttcaagctggtgatACCTGGATTGTACAGCAGGGTCCTTGTATTATTGGAATTGAGTGAATTGATGAAATCTCTGGCCATCAACAGCAGGTCAGACAGCAGGGTCTTCAGGATCTGCGCAGCTTGGAGGAGTGTGTGAAGTTCATCAATCACTGGAAGGAGGAGGTTGTGCGTATCTGCAAGGTAGGCCATAACCGGGGCTGGGATATATGGGAGGAAATCGAGGGTGATGGGTGTGTTGAATAGGTAGCTTGGGATTGTGTGAGAGAAGCAAGAGAGACAGTGAATGGGAAGAACTCTAAAAAGAACAaaaccaaacacagacacagctttAGTATGGTTTCATCAACAGATGAAGCCCTGTTTCAGATATTGATCTCAATACTAGCTATCCAGTTTGATCCTAGGCTAAACTGGACCGTTAATTTAAAGGTCATAATATTATCAGTTCTTGTATAATTGTTTTTTAGCAAATATAGTGACAGCAATTTTGCAGGGGACAAATACAGAACTTGTAATCATTTTTGCTTAGCTTCCTCCAGCAgccttttaaaaatagaatagtTTTGATTaccaaaaaaatgacattttagtgAGCaaactggttttctgctgctctgTAAAATTGACTTTGAGGGTTATAATAATCAGGGTTTCCATATTCTGAATTCAATTCCCAGATCTAATTGCACAGAATTACTCTTTACGGGAAATTCCAGCCATTTCTCATCATTGAAGTGCTCTTTGAATTACGTGCAAAAGCTAAGAGGACAAAGATGAGATTTGTTTATTCTATTTATTGCATATTAGGTAAGCATTGCCCAGGGAGACTGAACGGCACCCGTGCTTAGTACCTGCATGGCTAATGACTCTCCCAGGGGGTGATACTATAGCTCTTATCACAGTTTACAGCCCTGAAATTTTAATCATGCCATATCTGAGGCTGACTTATTAAAAGGGTCTAAAGGTGGGTAGAGATATAGTGTTACTGGAACAGATGAAGGTTTGAAGAGGGGGGGTTGGCATTGGGCCTGCTGGAACAGGAGGATTACTGGGACAGAGGGCATGAGCGTGTGTGACGTCTCAGTGGGGAGGGCTGTGGCTGGGCCACACCTGGTGGGTACCTGGTGGTGTCAGGATGGATCCAAGCAAATCAATGGTCTTCAGTGATAGACTTTGTGACCTTATAATTGCAAGGTTCTGTCTGCGTTCTGAGTGCTTTTGAGATATTGTGCTTCAAAggttccaaagtgaatgggcccCAGGTAGATAAGGTagataaaatgtgcatttttccaTACTTTTAAACAGCAATTTTACATAAAACTTCACACGTATATATAGTGCtctataaacatatttacataatgttacattacataacatatttatgactaactcatttttgtcaaaaatgtcaggtATATGGTCTCGGTTTCTCGATCGGCCATTGATTGCGTTGGCATggatgtgtgtccatgtgtttgCAGAGTGGCAACAATCCAGGGGAGGGCACCAGTAAGGAGGAAGCCACCCCAGCACCCAATGCTGACCGCCGTGCTGTGCGCAGCCTTGAGGAGAGCCGCAAACTCATCATGCAGTGGGCAGATGAGCTCAAAAATGTGGACATGGTGAGGCACGCTAGGaactattattttaattatcctTTATTCATACAGGTTATCTCACAGAGATAAAATCTAGCACCGGCAGCGGTGGAGGGGCAGGTGATAGAGACTGACATGCATGCCATTTACTGAAATTTCCATTACTGTTTTTGGAAGCAGCAATATTAAAGTTAAGAAATTAGAGATAGTTTAACTGCAACCACAACTTCCTTATGTCTGTTTCTCAGCTTTTCAAGCAGTGTACCTGGAGGCATGAGAGGCCTGAGCTCCAGGAAGCAGAGATCAAAGATGACAAAGACCATAATGAACTGGTGAAACAGACCATCATGGAATGGGCCAAGGAGCTTCACAGTGTGTCAGAGGTAACGCATGCTTCAAAGTGTTTTTCACCATCTGTCCTGCAAGGTGTCCATATAACTTTCTCTGTAATTCATTTATGTCATTTAACCATATTGGCTACCTCTTCATTGAGGCCTGTGTTGGTCCAGtatatcacttcctgtttgcgtgTGCAGAGCTGCGGAGTGCCGGGGGAGGAGCTAGCTAGCATGCTGAGGATGCTGGGACTGAGAAAGAAGAGGCTGGTAagcctccttcctctcctcgaGTTCATCACCTGGTCCCTACTGAAGGAGGACAGCAAGGTTTGTCTCAAATGCACccgccaaaacacacacacgcacacatggtTTCTTAGTTATATTTAAACTTAGCTAAGCCTGACTGcgttttcatgttttcaaaatTCTGATTTTGTCCACAGGCTTGTTGCATCTCATTCTTTAAAAGTTTGCATACATACAATGCCTATACCAGAGAAATTCCCCCTGGTGTAAAATTAAGCTATGGCCagtttgaaattaccagctaccagctgtttcaaaacctagcttgagctgttttgctTTCTCAGGGTCAGATTCAGTCTATGACTCTCTTCCTAAGCATcttaattggctaaagaattgCAAAAGTGAGCTGTGCCATCATAAAGCTAAAACAACTTTCCAGTTATGTTCTGCCGCTGAACCTTATATAACCATTTTATCTTGCCAGACCATAGCAGGCCAT encodes:
- the si:dkey-219e21.2 gene encoding zinc-binding protein A33; translation: MKSILKDKTLKLHCSKLKFESTTQSNSIGAVRWTLPKEDAQAHSSVPSNPFRSVTSSTRPQQVRQQGLQDLRSLEECVKFINHWKEEVVRICKSGNNPGEGTSKEEATPAPNADRRAVRSLEESRKLIMQWADELKNVDMLFKQCTWRHERPELQEAEIKDDKDHNELVKQTIMEWAKELHSVSESCGVPGEELASMLRMLGLRKKRLVSLLPLLEFITWSLLKEDSKNIVPQLWLSAKQRTWKAGTPIYIPNSVWSWISSATADVNLDPMTNHPWLQLSDDCKKVQEALSEQDVAPSTQRFDVWPCVLGWEGYSCGRHYWEVDLANNGYWRVGLTTATSKRCGRFPMAPSQGYWTLWRSTRQFYACTKPETPLPVGLVPRRLGVYLDYEEGQISFYNVENKSHIYTFSHSFRGKLYPLFAPLDGRTLITVSSPKSVT